The Streptomyces sp. NBC_01353 genome contains a region encoding:
- a CDS encoding DoxX family protein, which translates to MSVDTRTPRPGFDDQPALSMVKVDSDPAQVIVNHASFRVRLAPAQQPKFAAASRGSALAGARAGAAAGRRRPVVWTGKSAPGDPGATGLLQAVRESSVSTLEPPGPLDAGITQAIPRIDDTMPTPVVPAESAPLLPPMRRAEGAYDGPYGGTPSGGRHDGPYEAAYGDDRDADDEYRTRPHRHGADPVRHAYYPGRRMNLGVVLLPLRVFLGFISIYAGMGKLCDPVYFDGGERGSMVKWLNSLNPWALAEPLRDFALQHPVGAGLTVAFLQVVVGVLTVFGLWQRVAAVFGALLSAALILTVSWKSVPVYDSADIIFLAAWSPLIIAGAPVYSIDGRLAGEAWRTLGPRSEIWDLRRRVLRRGALVASVVVGLTLLLGSMLGGAVRSTEMVTVPGPNDDPINHLPGRSLPQEPGERSPSQSTSTRPKPSATAGASGERENEEKAEPSETVRETGRISESRPTATRGTDSTPSQSRPAAPPSTSSGPTSSGGTSSGGTGTTDPTSGSTSGGNRNPIGGLLG; encoded by the coding sequence ATGAGTGTGGACACCAGAACGCCCCGGCCGGGGTTCGACGATCAGCCCGCGCTGAGCATGGTCAAAGTGGATTCCGACCCCGCGCAGGTCATCGTGAACCACGCCAGCTTCCGTGTGCGGCTCGCGCCGGCCCAGCAGCCGAAGTTCGCCGCCGCCTCCCGCGGTTCGGCCCTCGCCGGAGCGCGTGCGGGCGCGGCCGCCGGGCGCCGGCGGCCCGTCGTGTGGACCGGAAAGTCCGCGCCAGGCGACCCCGGCGCCACCGGACTGCTCCAGGCCGTACGGGAGTCCTCGGTCTCCACGCTGGAGCCTCCGGGACCCCTCGACGCGGGCATCACACAGGCCATCCCGCGCATCGACGACACCATGCCCACCCCCGTCGTCCCCGCCGAGTCGGCCCCGCTCCTGCCGCCCATGCGGCGCGCCGAGGGCGCCTACGACGGGCCGTACGGCGGCACCCCGTCCGGCGGCCGGCATGACGGTCCGTACGAGGCGGCCTACGGGGACGACCGGGACGCCGACGACGAGTACCGCACCCGCCCGCACCGCCACGGCGCCGACCCGGTCCGCCACGCCTACTACCCCGGGCGCCGGATGAACCTCGGCGTCGTCCTCCTTCCCCTCCGCGTCTTCCTCGGCTTCATCTCCATCTACGCCGGCATGGGCAAGCTCTGCGACCCCGTCTACTTCGACGGCGGCGAACGCGGCTCCATGGTCAAGTGGCTCAACTCGCTCAACCCCTGGGCCCTCGCCGAACCCCTCCGCGACTTCGCCCTCCAGCACCCCGTCGGCGCCGGACTCACCGTCGCCTTCCTCCAGGTCGTCGTCGGCGTCCTCACCGTCTTCGGACTCTGGCAGCGCGTCGCCGCCGTCTTCGGCGCCCTGCTCTCCGCCGCGCTCATCCTCACCGTCAGCTGGAAGAGCGTCCCGGTCTACGACTCCGCCGACATCATCTTCCTCGCCGCCTGGTCCCCGCTGATCATCGCCGGCGCCCCCGTCTACTCCATCGACGGACGCCTCGCCGGCGAAGCCTGGCGCACCCTCGGACCCCGCTCCGAAATCTGGGACCTCCGCCGTCGCGTCCTGCGCCGCGGCGCCCTCGTCGCCTCCGTCGTCGTCGGCCTCACGCTCCTCCTCGGCTCCATGCTCGGTGGCGCCGTACGGTCCACCGAGATGGTCACCGTGCCCGGCCCCAACGATGACCCGATCAACCACCTCCCCGGCCGGTCCCTCCCGCAGGAGCCCGGCGAGCGCAGCCCCTCCCAGTCCACCTCCACCCGCCCCAAGCCGTCCGCGACGGCCGGCGCGAGCGGAGAGCGCGAGAACGAGGAGAAGGCCGAGCCGAGCGAGACCGTACGGGAGACCGGCCGGATCTCGGAGAGCCGCCCGACCGCCACCCGCGGCACCGACAGCACCCCGAGCCAGTCCAGGCCCGCGGCCCCGCCGTCCACCAGCTCCGGCCCGACCAGCTCGGGCGGCACGAGCAGCGGCGGCACCGGCACCACCGACCCCACGAGCGGCTCCACCTCAGGCGGCAACCGGAACCCGATCGGCGGCCTCCTGGGCTGA